TGGAACAGCCCGCGAGGACGGTTGCGAGTGCGGCTCCACTTCCGAGGAGGATCTTTCGTCGCTCCATGGTCGAGCGGTCGAGAGACTAGGGGATTAGTAATTAGCTCGTACCAGTTCAGCCGTGAAACGAGGATACCGAAGCCGTTCCGTCGAGAGCGAATCCCGCCTTACAGGGCATGAAAGAGGAGATATTCCGGTGTGAGGAATCAGTACGAAAAGATACTGGTTAGTAACGAGTACATTCTGCCACTCGAGAGGGTATCGGATTCGACGTAGTCTCCGCGGTCGACAGAAAGCCCCGTTTCGAGCCGCGTATCGGCTGTCCAGGCGGTGCCTACCGCCCGTTAGTGGGTCGCCACCATCGGCGGTTCGCGGCGTTCGGAATCGGTCGGCGTGGGCGATCGCCGACGGCGAGGCCGGGTGCCTCAGTTTCAGTTATCGGATTCGGCCTCGGTGATCGCGCTCGAGACGTCGTCGGGTGCGGCTTCCCGTCCTTGGTCGTCTGCGTCGTTGTCCGTATTGTCGGACGGGACGGCGTCGGCTGCTGTGCCGGCGGCCGAACCCGCGTCGGTCTCCGCAGCGCCCGGCGTGGGCGTCGCCTCGGCGTCGGGTTCGGTCTCGCACTCGTCGGACGCGGCCTCGGGCGACGGGGCCGACAGTTCGATCCCCGCCAGATCCGCCGCGAGCGTCCGGTAGGCGATCGCCGCCGGTCCCTCGGGTTCGTAGACGACCAGCGGCGTGCCGGCGTAGACGCTCTCGCGAGCCGCGCTGTCCTCGGGGATCGTTCCCAGCAGCGGGATCTCGAGACGCGAGGCGATCTCCTCGTAGGAGATGTCGCTGTGGGGGTGCGTGCGCGTGACGACGAGGCCGGCGACTTCGCCGCCGGCGCGGGCGGTCAGCTCGATCGTCTTCTTCGAGTCCTGCACGGCGGCCGGCTCGGGCGTCGAGACGACGAGCACGGAGTCGGCCAGCCCGAGCGGGAGGACCGTCTCGTGGCTGATCCCGGCCCCGACGTCGAGGAAGACGTAGTCGTAGGCCGCGCGCAGCTCCGCGACGACGTCGCCCAGCCCCTCGGGGGAGGCCTCGGCGTACTCGTCCAAGCCGGTCCCGCTCGGGACCGCGACGATGTTATCTGCCAGTCGATACGTGGCGTCCTCGATATCGGCGTCACCAGCCAGCACGTCGTGCAGCGTCGTCGAATCCGGGTTGAGACTCACGAACCCGGCGAGGTTCGCCATGCCGAGATCGACGTCGACGACGGCGACGCGCTTGCCCGCCTGCGCAAGCGCCGTCCCGATATTTACCGTCGTCGTCGTCTTCCCGACGCCGCCCTTCCCACTCGCGATGGCGTAGACCGTCTCCTGAGACATACTCGAGTACTGTCCGGACTGTGGAACGGCAACACCTTAAATCGTCACCTCGAGACGAGGCGTGAACTCGATCGATGATCGGTTGGCCGTCAGTCGCCCATCGGTCGATAATCGAGACCGTCACCGACGGATACCGGCGTGTCAAAGGATTCTTACCCGCAGCACCGTTTTGTATCGATAATGAGCCAGGAGGGCGAGCAGGAGCAATCCGACCGGAAAAAATACGAGTTCCGGAAGGTGCTCGAGGATCTCAAGAACTTCGACGGCTCCGGAACGCAGCTCGTGACGATCTACGTACCGGAGGACAGACAGATCAGCGACGTCGTGCAACACGTCACCCAAGAGCACAGCGAAGCGGCCAACATCAAGTCCAAACAGACGCGAACGGCCGTCCAAGACGCGCTGACCAGCATCAAAGATCGACTGCGCTACTACGATACGTTCCCGCCCGAGAACGGCATGGTGCTGTTCTCCGGCGCCGTCGACTCCGGCGGCGGCCGCACCGAGATGGTCACGAAGGTCCTCGAGAGT
This portion of the Halopiger aswanensis genome encodes:
- the minD gene encoding MinD/ParA family ATP-binding protein, translated to MSQETVYAIASGKGGVGKTTTTVNIGTALAQAGKRVAVVDVDLGMANLAGFVSLNPDSTTLHDVLAGDADIEDATYRLADNIVAVPSGTGLDEYAEASPEGLGDVVAELRAAYDYVFLDVGAGISHETVLPLGLADSVLVVSTPEPAAVQDSKKTIELTARAGGEVAGLVVTRTHPHSDISYEEIASRLEIPLLGTIPEDSAARESVYAGTPLVVYEPEGPAAIAYRTLAADLAGIELSAPSPEAASDECETEPDAEATPTPGAAETDAGSAAGTAADAVPSDNTDNDADDQGREAAPDDVSSAITEAESDN